A single genomic interval of Coccidioides posadasii str. Silveira chromosome 1, complete sequence harbors:
- a CDS encoding uncharacterized protein (EggNog:ENOG410PUBJ~COG:T) codes for MSTPFLNLDGTPLSDPVIGYGGTGVVVQQDGTAVKIPLRYIGDSNVDIQANLKVIRHEISVYRRLRGCEGVARCFDFPGDCIRMELMENGDLTAYIKKRRPPRSDQLSWFRQMAHGLAHIHDRCVVVADIATKNLLLSADLSIRFCDFSESSILPLNTDMERVDERGYSIYTDMGQLGAVMYEVVTGYHCEFDLFRDQPSGPACAAWPRRDILPSTQDVWLGSIIERCWVKNAFQNARSLLAALELVTLDCPLEHEKKIYEHLGPHANVLADFEISLLPDRTLDKYLSQTKLNRTRQLNCMREAAAAVSYAHSKRVLIGGFTARNFLIADGQRLKLCYLGNSRVVPEHLDIGEVNEDSLSFKHDIACFGSLIYNVVTGEKFEARICQPSNPATWYHAAISENENYAIPDRMAEARRIHFPNWPWDRELPNTEGIFLGNIIQDCWALPGYMRMEDVYSP; via the exons ATGTCTACCCCTTTCTTAAACCTTGACGGGACTCCTCTTAGTGATCCTGTTATCGGCTATGGTGGAACCGGGGTCGTTGTCCAACAGGATGGCACCGCGGTTAAAATTCCATTAAGGTATATCGGTGATAGTAACGTTGATATACAAGCGAACCTTAAAGTCATCAGACATGAAATAAGCGTGTATCGACGGCTACGGGGCTGTGAGGGCGTTGCACGTTGCTTTGACTTCCCTGGTGATTGTATTCGAATGGAGTTGATGGAAAACGGAGATCTTACTGCATATATAAAGAAACGACGCCCGCCTCGATCGGATCAGCTCTCATGGTTTCGGCAAATGGCTCATGGCCTTGCCCACATTCACGACCGCTGCGTTGTAGTAGCAGATATTGCTACGAAGAACCTCCTTCTCAGCGCCGACCTCTCCATAAGATTCTGTGACTTCTCCGAGTCCTCTATTCTGCCCCTCAATACCGATATGGAGCGCGTCGACGAGCGTGGCTACTCAATTTACACAGACATGGGCCAACTGGGTGCAGTGATGTATGAGGTCGTAACTGGGTACCATTGCGAATTTGATCTCTTTAGGGATCAACCGTCAGGGCCCGCCTGCGCCGCCTGGCCACGGCGGGATATTCTACCTTCCACCCAGGACGTCTGGCTTGGTTCCATCATTGAAAGGTGTTGGGTCAAGAATGCGTTCCAGAACGCGAGAAGTCTGCTGGCTGCGCTGGAGTTGGTTACTCTGGATTGTCCACTTGAACACGAAAAGAAGATCTATGAACATTTAGGACCCCATGCCAACGTGCTCGCAGATTTTGAGATATCGCTCTTACCGGACAGGACTCTTGACAAATACCTATCACAAACAAAGCTAAATCGGACCCGGCAATTGAACTGCATGCGGGAAGCAGCCGCTGCTGTCTCATATGCACATTCAAAACGTGTACTCATCGGCGGTTTTACTGCAAGAAACTTCCTAATTGCGGATGGTCAAAGGCTTAAATTATGTTACCTTGGGAACTCTCGTGTCGTTCCGGAACATCTGGATATTGGCGAGGTCAATGAGGACAGTCTGTCGTTCAAGCATGACATTGCCTGCTTCGGTTCCCTTATCTATAATGTTGTTACTGGCGAGAAGTTCGAAGCCCGTATCTGCCAGCCTTCCAACCCAGCTACATGGTATCATGCGGCGATTTCTGAAAATGAGAACTACGCGATTCCAGATcgaatggctgaagccaggCGTATCCATTTTCCCAACTGGCCTTGGGACAGAGAGCTGCCCAACACAGAGGGCATATTCCTGGGTAATATTATTCAAGATTGCTGGGCTCTGCCTGGGTATATGAGGATGGAAGATGTCT ACTCTCCTTAG
- a CDS encoding uncharacterized protein (EggNog:ENOG410Q0C7), whose translation MPKAFVGSIKKADTIYDETGFDSFKINIDFEKVEFVETLRSSEASSLFHISYCGKVRVLKIFHKQRSWLCF comes from the exons ATGCCAAAGGCCTTTGTTGGGTCGATCAAGAAGGCTGATACTATCTACGATGAGACAGGATTTGACAGCTTCAAGATCAACATTGATTTTGAGAAGGTGGAGTTTGTCGAAACTTTGAGAAGCTCGGAGGCGTCGTCACTATTTCACATCAGCTACTGCGGCAAGGTCCGGGTCCTGAAAATT TTCCACAAACAGAGATCCTGGCTATGCTTCTGA